Proteins from a single region of Lysinibacillus sp. JNUCC-52:
- a CDS encoding 5-oxoprolinase subunit PxpA codes for MPIDINCDMGESVDAFTLDNDEKILDYVTSINIACGYHAGNHTIMHNTVRNAIRKNVLIGAHPGYPDLQGFGRRNMDFSAEEIYNMIVYQVGALQAFVSVEKGTLHHVKPHGALYNQSANNIEKATAIVNAVYDLNPTYVLYCLAGSEMVTIAKEKGLSVYEEVFSDRNYNEDGTLVSREDANALIQTEEEMLVHVKNILTSNEVMSVQQKKIKISAQTICIHGDGPHALAYAKKIYELRKQIG; via the coding sequence ATGCCAATTGATATTAATTGTGATATGGGGGAAAGTGTTGATGCTTTCACACTAGACAATGATGAAAAAATTTTGGACTATGTGACGTCAATCAATATTGCCTGTGGCTATCATGCAGGGAATCATACAATTATGCATAACACTGTACGAAATGCCATCCGAAAAAACGTGCTTATTGGAGCTCATCCAGGATATCCTGATCTTCAAGGATTTGGCCGACGGAATATGGATTTTAGTGCAGAGGAAATATATAATATGATCGTTTATCAAGTAGGAGCATTACAAGCATTTGTTTCAGTGGAAAAAGGAACACTTCATCATGTGAAGCCACATGGAGCGCTCTATAATCAAAGTGCTAATAATATAGAAAAAGCAACAGCGATTGTCAATGCAGTATATGATCTAAATCCAACTTATGTTTTATATTGTTTAGCGGGTAGTGAAATGGTGACTATTGCAAAGGAAAAGGGTTTATCCGTATACGAGGAAGTTTTTTCTGACCGCAATTACAATGAAGACGGTACGTTAGTAAGTAGAGAAGACGCAAATGCGTTAATTCAAACAGAGGAAGAGATGCTTGTTCATGTCAAAAATATTTTGACTTCGAATGAAGTGATGTCAGTGCAACAAAAGAAAATTAAGATTTCGGCGCAAACAATATGTATACATGGAGATGGACCACATGCACTAGCCTATGCCAAAAAAATTTATGAATTAAGAAAACAAATAGGTTAA
- a CDS encoding cytochrome B5, with the protein MHIHKYEKYWLVFGVATLVAFLIILGIGAFHQGSHPNSNKKTIDYEKVKEIAPFTNPGVHKVEGKDWDYEVVILASAFFYNPPEIEVPLGSKVKFIATSEDVIHGFEIAGTNINMMLEPGYISEYVAEINQAGEFLIVCNEYCGTGHTLMHSMLKVVDPNESK; encoded by the coding sequence ATGCATATACATAAATACGAGAAATATTGGCTTGTATTTGGAGTTGCTACTTTAGTTGCATTTCTTATTATTCTTGGGATTGGGGCGTTTCATCAAGGCTCTCATCCAAACAGTAATAAGAAAACCATAGATTATGAAAAAGTGAAGGAAATCGCGCCATTTACGAATCCAGGAGTACACAAGGTAGAAGGTAAGGATTGGGATTACGAAGTAGTCATTTTAGCATCTGCTTTCTTTTACAATCCACCCGAAATTGAAGTACCTCTTGGTTCAAAGGTAAAATTTATTGCGACAAGTGAAGATGTTATTCACGGATTTGAAATCGCAGGTACAAATATTAACATGATGCTTGAACCTGGCTATATATCTGAATACGTAGCAGAAATCAATCAAGCTGGAGAATTTTTAATTGTATGTAATGAATACTGCGGTACAGGACATACGCTTATGCATTCTATGCTAAAGGTGGTGGATCCAAATGAGTCTAAATAA
- a CDS encoding biotin-dependent carboxyltransferase family protein: MKSLLLIKKQGVYGSLQDQGRFHYRAYGIPLSGPMDKVSFQLAQQILNNVQNQTSFEMFIGGFEFQALHEATYVLTGATCHCLLNGSPVEMWKTFQLVKGDILSIKSVNDGAIVYLTPKDGFQTEPILGSKSCLPIVENALNVGSVLYGQPIEPLPYTRGLYGPYRPIFQTALTVRIFKGPHFDLFTEESKQHFLNSPYQFTGGNRMGYYLKGSALQMKSRKDILSEATQYGTIQVPQSGEPIVLMADAQTVGGYPIIATIHEDDLHKVAQMRMFNTIRFALMEE, encoded by the coding sequence ATGAAGTCACTTCTTCTGATAAAAAAACAAGGGGTCTATGGTAGCCTGCAAGACCAAGGGAGATTCCACTATCGTGCCTATGGTATCCCACTTTCGGGACCGATGGACAAAGTATCCTTTCAATTAGCCCAACAAATTTTAAATAATGTGCAAAACCAAACGTCATTTGAAATGTTTATAGGGGGCTTTGAATTTCAAGCGTTACATGAGGCCACATATGTATTGACTGGTGCAACCTGTCATTGTTTATTGAATGGTAGCCCTGTGGAAATGTGGAAAACCTTTCAATTAGTAAAAGGAGATATTTTATCCATTAAAAGTGTCAACGATGGCGCTATCGTCTATCTCACACCTAAAGATGGATTTCAAACAGAGCCCATTCTTGGGAGTAAATCGTGCTTGCCAATTGTAGAAAATGCGCTAAATGTTGGCTCTGTATTATATGGACAGCCTATAGAGCCACTACCTTATACAAGAGGGCTCTATGGTCCTTATCGCCCGATATTTCAAACGGCGCTAACAGTAAGGATATTTAAAGGCCCGCATTTTGACTTATTTACCGAAGAGAGCAAGCAACATTTTTTAAATAGTCCGTATCAATTTACTGGCGGAAATCGGATGGGCTATTATTTAAAAGGCAGTGCCTTACAGATGAAAAGCAGGAAAGATATCCTATCTGAAGCGACCCAATATGGGACAATTCAAGTGCCGCAAAGTGGTGAGCCTATTGTTTTAATGGCAGATGCCCAAACGGTTGGCGGCTATCCAATCATTGCAACAATTCATGAAGATGATTTACATAAAGTTGCCCAAATGCGCATGTTTAACACAATAAGATTTGCATTAATGGAGGAATAG
- a CDS encoding pyroglutamyl-peptidase I gives MTKILLTGFVPFLDFKINPTMQIVETLHGTIMDGYEIVGRTLSVDFQQSAQQLKQYIADIKPEIIISLGLAGGRFKITPERIAINVKDGEPDNNGYAPVDESIVAGGQDAYLTNLPIRSIVDRLNKEGYPAEISNTAGTYLCNNIMYEGLVYAKQHNGIRAGFIHIPASFELAIQHGKIPGWNMQDLLASIKLCIEETICETND, from the coding sequence ATGACAAAAATATTATTAACAGGATTTGTTCCATTTTTAGACTTTAAAATAAATCCAACGATGCAAATTGTAGAAACTTTACATGGCACTATAATGGATGGCTATGAAATTGTAGGACGTACACTATCCGTAGATTTTCAGCAATCCGCTCAGCAGTTGAAACAATATATTGCGGATATAAAGCCTGAAATCATTATTTCTTTGGGATTAGCTGGAGGGCGTTTTAAAATAACACCAGAGCGCATTGCGATTAATGTAAAAGATGGCGAGCCAGATAATAATGGCTATGCACCTGTTGATGAAAGTATTGTGGCTGGTGGCCAAGATGCCTATCTAACAAATTTGCCTATTCGCAGTATAGTAGACCGATTAAATAAAGAAGGCTATCCAGCAGAAATTTCAAATACTGCAGGTACGTATCTATGCAATAATATCATGTACGAAGGGCTCGTTTATGCTAAGCAACATAACGGAATTCGTGCTGGCTTTATTCATATTCCTGCGTCTTTTGAATTGGCGATTCAGCATGGCAAAATACCTGGGTGGAATATGCAAGATCTACTAGCGAGCATTAAGCTTTGTATCGAGGAAACCATTTGTGAAACAAATGATTGA
- a CDS encoding dynamin family protein, with translation MKEFEQQLEGLLKQASLQYIIYQHNGDTERMDKTSLFARKLQQKEYVIGFAGHFSAGKSSMINALSGENLLASSPIPTSANIVKVHKSEEDFAIVYMHDEKPVKFEAGYDFKTVKELSKNGDLVSQIEIGHSASTLPMGVTVMDTPGVDSTDDAHRMSTESALHIADIVFYTMDYNHVQSELNFQFTKQLMKYNPNVYLIVNMIDKHKENELSFEEFKATVHNSFAAWGVVPKGVFFTSLREPEHPNNDFEAVKKIVMDSMNDWQDQLIHTATNTLRLLQSEHDNYLMEEKQDRLDIDEDILSADDWAHHQDILEQYNKLNRQVELFSVEAWNETFEEERKELLANAAIMPADVRDKLRLYLESKQEGFKVGGLFSAKKKTEEERNRRKEDAYSAYQTVVHAQITGHLKGLMKKALKEVGALSEERAQAVDAYVFELPFTLIEQQVQVGAILTGDAVLNFANRIAEATKRYFIQETDVWKDAQATTLQTVATETAAPSKLKMAGMQAKVDAIQAVLEIEGYQQYSASVMHQASNEIRKEANYQLEVWDKSFEQDLAEIRIFDASMLKPKEEIVQQEEAQQSVSAASLPIDGVIKRALHTANAVKEVQGFAEVASYLENKVERLQKKDFTIALFGAFSAGKSSFSNALMGANVLPVSPNPTTAAINKIRPVTPEHPHETADVQLKNAEQMLEDIQGSYAAIGLTVSSLEEAFNRADEGLAVQLTDERLNVHKSFIRAFKEGYPTFKSELGQVLRVERAEFEKFVAQENKSCFVDNIDFYYDSPLTRMGVTLVDTPGADSINARHTGVAFEYIRNADAILFITYYNHAFAKADREFLIQLGRVKDAFELDKMFFIVNAIDLATTEEEQEDVKGYVRSELQRFGIRFPRLYGVSSLMALKEKVEGGSFASGMPPFEDAFHTFLNDELSALAVQALAEEVDKTEQRLGDLIAQTEENLKRKDERLAELTTLEQHVKSKFNALNTSMMESETKQELDELLYYVLQRVYYRYPEFFKEGYNPSTFAAMPAQQALEHALKEVLQSLRFDFTQEMRVTNFRLSQFISKKMQLRFKDEVRELKEMNRSFSFLSFESTEPDLLAFEGPFADISKYVSVKSHFRNQKAFFEKNEKMKLSEALETLTKPDAQNYLDGQKVSLMTWAIAFIGEEAERLRLHIYHQALEQIATERLALQEESRLASWKSIYAQLQYA, from the coding sequence ATGAAAGAATTTGAACAACAACTGGAAGGGCTTTTAAAGCAAGCTTCGTTACAATACATAATATATCAGCATAACGGTGATACAGAGCGCATGGATAAGACATCACTCTTTGCACGTAAATTACAGCAAAAAGAATATGTCATTGGCTTTGCTGGCCATTTCTCTGCTGGAAAATCAAGTATGATTAATGCGCTATCTGGGGAGAATTTACTTGCTTCCAGTCCTATTCCGACAAGTGCGAATATCGTAAAGGTTCATAAATCTGAAGAGGATTTTGCCATTGTCTATATGCACGATGAAAAGCCAGTTAAGTTTGAAGCAGGGTATGATTTTAAAACCGTAAAAGAGCTTAGTAAAAATGGGGATCTTGTATCGCAAATTGAAATTGGTCATAGTGCGTCTACATTGCCAATGGGCGTAACAGTAATGGATACACCAGGAGTAGACTCAACAGATGATGCACACCGTATGTCTACAGAATCAGCGCTCCATATTGCAGATATTGTATTCTATACAATGGACTATAATCATGTTCAATCAGAACTAAACTTTCAATTTACAAAACAATTAATGAAATACAATCCAAATGTTTATTTAATCGTAAATATGATTGATAAGCATAAGGAAAATGAATTAAGCTTTGAAGAATTTAAAGCAACTGTTCACAATTCATTTGCTGCTTGGGGTGTTGTGCCTAAAGGAGTATTTTTCACTTCATTACGCGAGCCAGAACATCCAAATAATGATTTTGAAGCTGTGAAAAAAATTGTGATGGATAGTATGAATGACTGGCAAGACCAGCTTATTCATACAGCGACAAATACGTTACGTTTACTACAAAGTGAGCATGACAATTATTTAATGGAAGAAAAGCAAGATCGTTTAGATATCGATGAGGATATATTAAGTGCAGATGATTGGGCACACCATCAAGATATTTTAGAGCAATATAATAAATTAAATCGTCAAGTGGAATTATTCTCAGTAGAAGCTTGGAATGAAACTTTCGAGGAAGAGCGCAAAGAACTACTTGCAAATGCGGCAATTATGCCAGCAGATGTGCGTGATAAATTACGTCTTTATTTAGAAAGTAAACAAGAAGGATTCAAAGTAGGTGGTTTATTTTCAGCAAAGAAAAAAACCGAGGAAGAGCGCAATCGCCGTAAAGAGGATGCTTACAGTGCCTATCAAACAGTTGTCCATGCACAAATTACGGGTCACTTAAAAGGGCTAATGAAAAAGGCATTAAAAGAAGTCGGTGCTTTAAGTGAAGAGCGTGCACAAGCAGTGGATGCCTATGTGTTTGAACTACCATTTACATTGATTGAACAGCAAGTGCAAGTCGGTGCAATATTAACAGGAGATGCAGTACTCAATTTTGCTAACCGTATTGCCGAGGCAACAAAGCGATATTTTATTCAAGAAACAGATGTGTGGAAGGATGCACAAGCAACAACGTTACAAACTGTTGCAACTGAAACCGCTGCTCCATCTAAGTTGAAAATGGCGGGTATGCAAGCGAAGGTAGATGCCATTCAAGCTGTCTTAGAAATCGAGGGCTACCAGCAATATAGTGCAAGTGTAATGCACCAAGCAAGTAATGAAATTCGCAAAGAAGCGAATTATCAGCTGGAAGTTTGGGATAAATCGTTTGAGCAAGACTTAGCTGAAATTCGAATATTTGATGCATCGATGTTAAAGCCGAAGGAAGAGATTGTACAGCAAGAGGAAGCACAGCAGTCGGTAAGTGCAGCGAGCTTGCCAATCGATGGTGTAATTAAGCGTGCATTGCATACAGCAAATGCAGTAAAAGAGGTACAAGGCTTTGCTGAAGTAGCGAGTTATTTAGAAAACAAAGTCGAGCGATTACAGAAAAAAGATTTTACAATTGCGTTATTCGGTGCGTTTAGTGCTGGGAAATCTTCATTCTCTAATGCACTAATGGGTGCAAACGTGCTCCCTGTATCACCGAATCCAACAACAGCAGCAATCAATAAAATTCGACCAGTGACTCCTGAGCATCCGCATGAAACAGCAGATGTTCAGTTGAAAAATGCTGAACAAATGCTTGAAGATATTCAAGGTTCTTATGCGGCAATTGGTTTAACTGTTAGTTCATTAGAAGAAGCATTTAACCGAGCAGATGAAGGGCTTGCGGTGCAACTTACAGATGAGCGATTAAATGTCCATAAATCGTTTATCCGTGCATTTAAAGAAGGCTATCCAACATTTAAATCAGAACTTGGTCAAGTGCTGCGTGTAGAGCGGGCAGAATTTGAAAAATTTGTAGCTCAAGAAAATAAATCTTGTTTCGTAGATAATATTGACTTCTATTACGATAGCCCGTTAACACGTATGGGTGTAACGCTCGTGGATACGCCAGGAGCCGATTCAATCAATGCACGTCACACTGGGGTTGCTTTTGAATATATTCGGAATGCAGATGCCATTTTATTTATTACGTACTATAATCATGCGTTCGCGAAAGCAGACCGTGAGTTCTTAATTCAATTAGGTCGTGTCAAAGATGCGTTTGAACTTGATAAAATGTTCTTTATCGTCAATGCGATCGATTTAGCGACGACAGAAGAAGAGCAAGAAGATGTCAAAGGCTATGTTCGTTCAGAATTGCAACGCTTTGGCATTCGCTTCCCTCGTCTATATGGAGTATCAAGCTTGATGGCTTTAAAAGAAAAAGTAGAGGGCGGTTCATTTGCATCGGGTATGCCTCCATTTGAAGATGCTTTCCATACATTTTTAAATGATGAACTAAGTGCATTAGCGGTGCAAGCACTTGCAGAGGAAGTTGATAAAACAGAGCAACGTTTAGGGGATTTAATTGCACAAACAGAGGAAAACTTAAAACGTAAAGATGAACGATTGGCAGAGCTGACAACGCTTGAACAGCATGTTAAATCTAAGTTTAATGCGTTAAATACAAGCATGATGGAAAGCGAGACAAAGCAGGAATTAGATGAGTTATTGTATTATGTCTTACAGCGTGTCTATTATCGTTATCCTGAATTCTTTAAGGAAGGCTATAACCCTTCAACATTTGCCGCGATGCCTGCACAGCAAGCGTTAGAACATGCGTTGAAAGAAGTGTTACAAAGCTTACGTTTTGACTTTACACAGGAAATGCGCGTTACTAATTTCCGCTTATCGCAATTTATAAGTAAAAAAATGCAGTTACGCTTTAAAGATGAAGTACGTGAGTTAAAAGAAATGAACCGTAGCTTCTCGTTTTTATCATTTGAATCAACAGAACCGGATTTATTAGCTTTTGAAGGTCCTTTTGCTGATATTTCTAAATATGTAAGTGTGAAATCTCATTTCCGCAATCAAAAAGCATTCTTTGAGAAAAATGAAAAAATGAAGCTAAGTGAAGCATTAGAAACATTAACAAAACCAGATGCACAAAACTATTTAGATGGACAAAAAGTATCTCTAATGACATGGGCAATTGCCTTTATCGGTGAGGAAGCAGAAAGATTACGTCTGCATATTTACCATCAGGCATTAGAGCAAATTGCTACTGAACGACTTGCATTACAAGAAGAAAGTCGATTAGCTTCGTGGAAATCAATTTACGCACAACTACAATACGCATGA
- a CDS encoding sulfurtransferase, with protein sequence MGKVFKTVEEIQVDNVRFVDARFDLQNKEFGKLAFEAGHAPGAVYLDLEQDLSDMTSENGRHPMPSKEKLTSVFQELGLRYEEHIVVYDQGASPFAPRAWWMLTYAGFPNVVIVNGGAPALENKVTFTKDVVKYAPTTIDFDWQDHLYAPREAVKAIVDGEQSATLLDARAAARYRGEVEPLDQVAGHIPTAKNFDWEQLKVENTLQANDALRAKVAHDEHIVVYCGSGVTASPLYAVLADEGYENIQLYTGSFSDWITAYDVETGTNE encoded by the coding sequence ATGGGAAAAGTATTCAAAACAGTTGAGGAAATTCAAGTTGACAATGTCCGTTTTGTAGATGCTCGCTTTGATTTACAGAACAAAGAATTTGGTAAACTAGCATTTGAAGCAGGTCATGCTCCTGGCGCTGTATATCTAGATTTAGAGCAAGATTTATCAGATATGACAAGTGAAAATGGTCGTCATCCGATGCCGAGTAAGGAAAAGCTAACGTCTGTGTTTCAAGAATTAGGTCTCCGCTATGAAGAGCATATTGTTGTTTATGATCAAGGGGCATCACCGTTTGCGCCGCGCGCTTGGTGGATGCTAACATATGCAGGTTTCCCGAATGTTGTCATTGTCAATGGGGGAGCACCTGCGCTTGAAAACAAAGTGACATTTACAAAAGATGTTGTCAAATATGCACCAACGACAATCGACTTTGATTGGCAAGATCATCTTTATGCTCCGCGTGAAGCAGTGAAAGCTATTGTAGATGGAGAACAGTCAGCAACGCTATTAGATGCACGCGCAGCTGCTCGCTACCGTGGTGAGGTTGAGCCACTAGACCAAGTAGCGGGACATATTCCAACAGCTAAAAACTTTGACTGGGAGCAATTAAAGGTAGAAAATACTCTTCAAGCTAATGATGCGCTACGGGCAAAGGTTGCACATGATGAACATATTGTTGTGTATTGCGGCAGTGGTGTCACAGCTTCACCGCTTTATGCAGTGCTTGCAGATGAAGGCTATGAAAATATTCAGCTCTATACAGGTAGCTTCAGTGACTGGATTACAGCGTATGATGTAGAAACAGGAACAAACGAATAA
- a CDS encoding MBL fold metallo-hydrolase, giving the protein MFKLEKSIEIEQNNDVRCAHGKVAVQGIGMSVYSFYVDGLLIDTGSNSLAEEFQSFFRELPIEQVALTHSHEDHSGNAAWIQQHMGVPIYVHHASIGDCAEDGNYQLYRQALWGQRPAFMAQPFNETLETTSATWDIIATPGHTTDHLSFYNRATGAMFTGDLYIQTKTKVVLDEENVVHTLASLKKLLHYDFEKVYCCHAGYLADGRAKIIEKISYLEELEGEVRKLYDRGYSVDDITKAIFRKDYPITKVSGEQWSSKHIITAFTNQFVQESLR; this is encoded by the coding sequence ATGTTTAAACTAGAGAAAAGTATTGAAATTGAACAAAATAATGATGTGCGATGTGCGCATGGAAAGGTAGCAGTTCAAGGTATTGGTATGAGTGTGTATAGTTTTTATGTGGATGGTTTATTAATAGACACAGGTTCTAACTCACTTGCCGAGGAGTTTCAATCTTTTTTTCGAGAGCTACCGATTGAACAAGTTGCCTTAACACATTCCCATGAGGACCATTCGGGCAATGCTGCATGGATACAGCAGCATATGGGTGTTCCTATTTATGTTCATCATGCGTCAATTGGGGATTGTGCAGAAGATGGAAACTATCAGTTGTATCGTCAGGCGCTATGGGGACAACGCCCAGCTTTTATGGCCCAGCCGTTTAACGAGACACTTGAAACAACATCGGCTACATGGGATATTATTGCTACGCCAGGACATACAACAGATCATTTGTCTTTTTACAACCGTGCAACGGGTGCGATGTTCACAGGGGATTTATACATTCAAACGAAAACAAAGGTCGTACTTGATGAGGAAAACGTTGTACATACTTTGGCATCGTTAAAAAAACTACTACATTATGATTTTGAAAAGGTTTATTGCTGCCATGCAGGTTATCTAGCAGATGGACGTGCTAAAATTATTGAAAAAATTTCTTATTTAGAGGAGCTGGAGGGCGAGGTTCGGAAGCTTTATGATCGTGGCTATTCTGTAGATGATATAACGAAGGCAATCTTTCGTAAAGATTACCCGATTACAAAGGTATCGGGAGAACAATGGTCATCCAAACATATTATTACGGCATTTACGAATCAATTTGTACAAGAGTCCTTACGCTAA
- a CDS encoding DUF4183 domain-containing protein has protein sequence MVKEKDCRHIIHLCDCEDRFIWPRITAINVPVIAPPPIIVSDERIIPKVNRYFYIVTSDIHLTNGVTLAANLFSDDNGATVTEFSIVQPNGYVNLFINAVMQEGGIYSVTSTSLSLNADNATIYRGTPIIIESIGFFTEVN, from the coding sequence ATGGTAAAGGAAAAAGATTGTCGTCACATTATTCATTTATGTGACTGTGAAGATAGATTTATATGGCCACGTATAACAGCTATTAATGTCCCTGTTATTGCACCTCCTCCCATCATTGTTTCCGATGAAAGAATTATACCTAAAGTGAATAGATATTTTTATATAGTGACATCAGATATTCATTTGACGAACGGGGTCACACTTGCCGCTAATCTTTTTTCAGATGACAATGGAGCAACAGTAACGGAATTTTCCATAGTACAACCAAATGGCTATGTAAACCTCTTTATTAATGCCGTCATGCAAGAAGGTGGGATTTATTCTGTAACTTCGACTTCCCTAAGTTTAAATGCTGATAACGCAACCATTTATAGAGGGACGCCAATTATTATCGAATCTATTGGTTTTTTTACTGAAGTGAACTAA
- the pxpB gene encoding 5-oxoprolinase subunit PxpB, translated as MIEFPHTMWISQNTIRFAFNEIISTENFQIVQKFNRFLKKILHNNLIESVASYHTVTAYVKRKIDVGFLQEQWLFMQRNAPVDEETSRQLQIPICYDEEFALDMQRVMEYTGLSFQDIKKLHMSKVYSVYLIGFLPGFPYLGDLNSQLFVPRLTKPRPFVSASSVGIGGAQTGIYPLDSPGGWNIIGKTPVNLFDIHREETFIFTLGDHVQFYEITKQQFLEIKNRGV; from the coding sequence ATGATTGAGTTTCCTCATACGATGTGGATTAGTCAAAACACGATTCGTTTTGCGTTTAATGAAATCATCTCAACAGAAAATTTTCAGATTGTCCAAAAGTTTAATCGCTTTCTAAAAAAAATACTACATAACAACCTTATTGAAAGTGTCGCTAGCTATCATACGGTGACTGCATATGTGAAACGCAAAATTGATGTTGGCTTTTTACAAGAACAATGGCTATTCATGCAACGTAACGCTCCTGTAGATGAAGAAACGAGTCGACAGTTACAGATTCCAATTTGCTATGATGAGGAATTTGCTTTGGACATGCAGCGTGTAATGGAATATACGGGTTTATCGTTTCAAGACATAAAAAAATTGCATATGTCGAAAGTATATAGTGTCTATTTAATCGGCTTTTTACCAGGCTTTCCTTATTTAGGTGATTTAAATAGTCAATTATTTGTACCGAGGTTAACCAAACCACGACCGTTTGTCTCTGCAAGTTCAGTAGGGATTGGAGGGGCACAAACAGGAATTTATCCGCTCGATTCACCAGGAGGATGGAATATTATCGGCAAGACGCCAGTCAATTTATTTGATATTCATAGGGAAGAAACGTTTATCTTTACTCTCGGAGATCATGTACAATTTTACGAAATTACAAAACAACAGTTTTTAGAAATAAAAAATAGAGGAGTGTAG
- a CDS encoding DUF4183 domain-containing protein, giving the protein MALSIININVNVSSTSTRFFNILATPLAITDGTTLAATTFLTDSGTAATAFPIIINGYYNLYINGVLQEGDAYSISSTELTFNIVTASIAAGTPIIIEAVELSTII; this is encoded by the coding sequence ATGGCGCTTTCCATTATTAATATCAATGTCAATGTTTCTAGCACATCCACAAGGTTTTTCAATATTTTAGCTACCCCGCTCGCAATTACAGATGGCACAACACTTGCTGCAACAACTTTTTTAACTGACAGCGGCACTGCAGCAACTGCTTTCCCAATCATCATTAATGGGTACTATAATTTATATATCAATGGTGTGCTGCAGGAAGGTGACGCCTATTCAATTTCCTCAACAGAACTAACATTTAACATAGTAACAGCTTCTATTGCTGCTGGAACTCCAATAATTATTGAAGCTGTTGAATTATCGACTATTATTTAA
- a CDS encoding chemotaxis protein CheX, whose amino-acid sequence MSNSKYFQTILNGTIHALKTILPMDIQVKTPSIISEPFQQQQMGVLIGLIGDVKGRVIIDSSPDIFSGIGSSMFGMPLEGEMLESFTGEFGNMIAGNLCTAVGQESLDIDITPPTVMVGNTKLYGFEKAFVLPVTIPDVGALTVLLTIEEEVIRA is encoded by the coding sequence ATGAGTAATTCGAAGTACTTTCAAACTATTTTAAACGGGACAATCCATGCATTGAAAACGATTCTCCCTATGGATATTCAAGTGAAAACACCAAGTATTATTTCAGAGCCCTTTCAACAACAGCAAATGGGTGTATTAATAGGCCTTATTGGAGATGTAAAGGGACGTGTAATCATAGATTCTTCCCCTGACATATTTAGTGGTATCGGCAGCTCTATGTTCGGCATGCCACTTGAAGGCGAAATGCTAGAGTCTTTTACTGGCGAGTTCGGAAACATGATAGCAGGTAATCTATGTACGGCAGTAGGACAAGAAAGCCTAGATATAGATATTACACCGCCAACTGTAATGGTAGGAAACACAAAATTATATGGTTTTGAAAAAGCATTTGTACTACCCGTTACGATTCCAGACGTTGGTGCACTAACAGTATTACTAACGATTGAGGAAGAAGTAATAAGAGCGTAA